One stretch of Sinomonas terrae DNA includes these proteins:
- a CDS encoding DUF6282 family protein, with product MDGLPETLSGAIDLHTHPSPDIVPRSQSIPEALEDFTAAGFAGFVAKSHVSSTAGLCSTYTGHPGARAFGSIVLNRPVGGLNPAAVEIAARLGARVVWLPTVDSRRQREQTAVAGPAPVWAGAQAELAARPGYGPPIEVLEEGHIVAEVHDVLDIVKDHGMLLATGHLDCEEVFAVIDAAKDHGIERVMVTHPDLPRQRITGDAQIEMARRGAWIERTMASVIEGKLPLDAALHGIRACGPGSTLLTGDLGQPHNGPIVGGIQRWAAALRGAGFTPEDIRRVLVDNPAAAVAG from the coding sequence GTGGACGGACTGCCTGAGACGCTCTCCGGTGCGATCGACCTCCACACCCACCCATCCCCGGACATCGTCCCCCGCTCCCAGAGCATCCCCGAAGCCCTCGAAGACTTCACCGCCGCCGGCTTCGCCGGCTTCGTCGCCAAGTCCCACGTCTCCTCCACCGCAGGCCTCTGCAGCACGTACACGGGACATCCCGGTGCCCGCGCCTTCGGGTCCATCGTCCTCAACCGGCCCGTCGGCGGACTCAATCCAGCCGCCGTCGAGATCGCAGCCCGCCTCGGCGCACGCGTCGTCTGGCTCCCGACCGTCGACAGCAGGCGCCAGCGCGAGCAGACTGCAGTGGCCGGACCCGCGCCCGTATGGGCAGGGGCGCAGGCAGAGCTGGCCGCTCGCCCCGGGTATGGACCCCCTATCGAAGTGCTCGAGGAGGGGCACATCGTCGCCGAGGTCCACGACGTCCTCGACATCGTCAAGGACCACGGGATGCTCCTGGCCACCGGCCACCTCGACTGCGAAGAAGTCTTCGCCGTCATCGACGCCGCAAAGGACCACGGCATTGAGCGCGTCATGGTCACCCACCCCGATCTTCCGCGGCAGCGAATCACCGGCGACGCCCAGATCGAGATGGCCCGCCGCGGCGCCTGGATCGAAAGGACCATGGCGTCGGTCATCGAAGGCAAGCTCCCCCTCGACGCCGCGCTCCACGGCATCCGCGCCTGCGGCCCAGGCTCGACCCTGCTCACCGGCGACCTCGGCCAACCCCACAACGGCCCCATCGTCGGCGGAATCCAACGGTGGGCGGCAGCCCTGCGCGGCGCGGGATTCACTCCCGAGGACATCCGCCGAGTCCTCGTGGACAATCCAGCAGCGGCGGTAGCAGGCTGA
- a CDS encoding IclR family transcriptional regulator has product MADDAAGQERSTMRSVERAFDVVDLLSDSGRPLRLAEVARGAGLHIATAQRILRVLERRNYVVQDSAGYSVGAAALAAAHSFLVGNHLVLTATPVLQELAAALGLTASLSVRVGAARVMAARVEGASPLRYQLPVGGRLPLHLGAGKVFLAYMDEAARDEVLAGMEKVETAGGSAIPMDEYVSLLEGIAATGYAVSRNERVVGAVSVSAPVRSRDAGELLGVVQVSGREEDLEDRLAEATREVLNAAASIAARMR; this is encoded by the coding sequence ATGGCAGACGACGCCGCGGGCCAGGAGCGTTCGACGATGAGGTCGGTGGAGCGGGCTTTCGATGTGGTCGACCTCCTCTCGGACAGCGGCAGGCCCCTCCGGCTCGCCGAGGTCGCCCGGGGAGCTGGCCTGCACATTGCCACGGCGCAGCGCATCCTGCGGGTCCTGGAGCGCAGGAACTACGTCGTGCAGGATTCGGCGGGGTACAGCGTCGGGGCCGCTGCCCTCGCGGCCGCACACTCCTTCCTCGTCGGAAACCATCTGGTGCTCACTGCCACCCCCGTCCTCCAGGAGCTCGCGGCAGCGCTCGGCCTGACCGCGTCCCTGTCCGTACGCGTCGGGGCGGCCCGCGTCATGGCCGCCCGGGTGGAAGGGGCCAGTCCGCTGCGCTACCAGCTCCCGGTTGGGGGCAGGCTGCCCCTGCACCTCGGCGCGGGGAAGGTCTTCCTGGCCTACATGGACGAGGCCGCCCGTGACGAGGTCCTGGCGGGCATGGAGAAGGTCGAGACTGCCGGCGGGTCGGCGATCCCCATGGACGAGTACGTCTCGCTCCTGGAGGGGATCGCCGCGACCGGCTACGCGGTCTCGCGCAACGAGCGTGTCGTGGGGGCGGTCTCGGTCAGCGCCCCGGTGCGGTCGCGGGACGCCGGGGAGCTGCTCGGGGTCGTGCAGGTCTCCGGCCGGGAGGAGGACCTTGAGGACCGGCTCGCCGAGGCCACCCGCGAGGTCCTCAACGCCGCCGCGAGCATCGCGGCCAGAATGCGCTGA
- a CDS encoding TRAP transporter large permease, translated as MKTAIDESTGVVRADEHAGPERTGAWSGAGWLDAGLEGLVGLSIAVEFLVVLFNVLVRAITGNSVTWTQEVSELALYTAAFMGGAIAYARGAHMSIRILADRLPASWHRYQLALVDWLVFGTTAGMLGLFLPVLAQRSHESTPILNLPESLVSLPFALGLVLTAWFALVRLARAPRRAALVGLAAAAALFAALFAVQDAMAAMSSDALLAAVLAFLFAILLLGVPVAFVLALGSAVYVLWGGDPSGLSAVPVGMQSGANSFLLLAIPFFILVGALMSRAGLTAPLARLVDALLGRIRGGALMAVVATMYVFSGISGSKVADVAAVGTTMRDMLEDRRVPRGEVVAVLSASAIMGETVPPSIVLLILGSITSLSTTTLFMAGLVPAAVLGLCVMALVFFRAKGTERAEPTSAAEKGRSVVLALPTLILPVGLVAGIVTGVATPTEVSALAVAYAVVLACTSRPRRLALGWQSVRETVTTAGMVLFIIAAAAPFAQTLASAGVSAAIGDAMSGLSASPFLFMLVSILILVVMGQLLEGMPAVLIFAPLLLPIAVQFGINPVQYSMVLVMAMGIGSFAPPAGIGFYVAAATGRESVERSIRRFIPYFLILLAGVVLLALVPWFSTVLPSLLGLSTS; from the coding sequence ATGAAAACAGCAATTGACGAGAGCACCGGAGTAGTCCGTGCGGACGAGCACGCAGGCCCGGAGAGGACGGGGGCGTGGAGCGGAGCCGGGTGGCTCGACGCAGGCCTCGAGGGCCTCGTCGGCCTCTCCATCGCTGTCGAGTTCCTCGTCGTCCTGTTCAACGTCCTCGTCCGGGCCATCACGGGCAACTCGGTAACCTGGACCCAGGAGGTCTCCGAGCTCGCGCTCTACACCGCGGCGTTCATGGGAGGGGCCATCGCCTATGCCCGCGGAGCCCACATGTCGATCCGGATCCTGGCCGACCGCCTGCCCGCATCCTGGCACAGGTACCAGCTCGCCCTCGTCGACTGGCTGGTGTTCGGCACCACTGCCGGGATGCTCGGGCTGTTCCTTCCGGTGCTCGCCCAGCGCTCCCACGAGTCCACCCCGATCCTGAACCTCCCCGAATCCTTGGTCTCGCTGCCCTTCGCCCTGGGCCTGGTGCTGACAGCCTGGTTCGCCCTCGTCAGGCTCGCCCGTGCACCAAGGCGAGCAGCGCTGGTGGGCCTGGCAGCGGCAGCTGCCCTGTTCGCGGCCCTGTTCGCGGTCCAGGATGCGATGGCAGCCATGAGCTCGGACGCCCTCCTGGCCGCCGTGCTCGCTTTCCTCTTCGCCATCCTCCTGCTCGGGGTGCCCGTGGCCTTCGTCCTCGCACTGGGCTCGGCCGTCTACGTCCTCTGGGGCGGGGACCCCTCCGGCCTCTCGGCGGTGCCCGTGGGGATGCAGTCCGGGGCGAACTCGTTCCTGCTCCTGGCGATCCCCTTCTTCATCCTCGTCGGGGCCCTGATGAGCCGCGCCGGCCTCACCGCCCCGCTGGCCAGGCTCGTCGACGCCCTCCTGGGACGGATCAGGGGAGGGGCGCTGATGGCGGTCGTGGCGACGATGTACGTCTTCTCCGGCATCTCCGGGTCCAAGGTGGCCGACGTGGCCGCGGTCGGCACCACGATGCGCGACATGCTCGAGGACCGCAGGGTTCCGCGAGGGGAGGTCGTCGCGGTCCTGTCGGCATCGGCGATCATGGGCGAGACCGTGCCCCCCAGCATCGTGCTGCTGATCCTTGGCTCGATCACCTCCCTCTCCACGACCACCCTGTTCATGGCCGGCCTCGTCCCGGCCGCCGTCCTGGGCCTGTGCGTCATGGCCCTGGTCTTCTTCCGGGCCAAGGGCACGGAGCGGGCCGAGCCGACCTCGGCTGCCGAGAAGGGGCGCTCAGTCGTGCTCGCGCTGCCGACCCTGATCCTCCCGGTCGGGCTCGTCGCCGGGATCGTCACCGGCGTGGCGACCCCCACCGAGGTCTCGGCACTCGCTGTGGCCTACGCCGTAGTCCTCGCATGCACCTCCAGGCCCCGCCGGCTGGCCCTGGGATGGCAGTCCGTCAGGGAGACGGTCACCACCGCGGGCATGGTCCTGTTCATCATCGCCGCAGCCGCCCCATTCGCCCAGACCCTCGCCTCGGCCGGGGTCTCGGCCGCGATCGGTGACGCGATGTCCGGGCTCTCGGCCTCCCCGTTTCTGTTCATGCTCGTCAGCATCCTGATCCTGGTCGTCATGGGACAGCTGCTGGAGGGGATGCCAGCCGTGCTGATCTTCGCCCCCCTGCTCCTGCCGATCGCCGTCCAGTTCGGCATCAACCCCGTCCAGTACTCGATGGTCCTGGTCATGGCCATGGGCATCGGCTCCTTCGCCCCGCCCGCAGGCATCGGCTTCTACGTCGCCGCCGCTACAGGACGCGAGAGCGTCGAACGCAGCATCCGCCGCTTCATCCCCTACTTCCTCATCCTCCTCGCCGGAGTCGTCCTCCTGGCGCTCGTCCCCTGGTTCAGCACCGTCCTGCCGTCCCTCCTGGGCCTGAGCACCAGCTGA
- a CDS encoding MFS transporter, whose translation MKRPEAQPRAATPAAPTPSPTPVPDAPGRTVWRTALAGGAGSVIEYYDFSLYANLAIYISAAFLSRTDPGAALLDTLAVFGSGFLMRPVGALFFGWLGDRHGRRTSLLVSVVLMGLASSAVGVLPTYAALGVVAPLLLLVLRLLQGFCAGGEASGASTYIAETAPAKLRGFFGAFNPAGIGIGTAAAGGLAALVSSAVGSTAMAAWGWRVPFLLSLPLSLAVLYLRTRLPESAQFARNIRTGAAAASPFRGLVQEWPAVVKLVVLSFSMTCTAYVGHVYLNTYLTAQLHIPAAQALGTNSLITVVFALLMPFAALTSDRFGRRRIYGAAMAGYVVLALPAFLWMAPGSGVPLGLAMAVSFVPWVFSQAVGYPLFTELFGSKARMTGVAFGFALGTILGGGFGPYIAQLLTTASRWNLAPAAYMAASALVGLLALLFVGRSRIDDAPAAATGQLGD comes from the coding sequence ATGAAGAGACCAGAAGCGCAGCCCCGCGCCGCCACACCCGCCGCCCCCACGCCATCCCCGACTCCTGTACCGGATGCCCCGGGTCGGACCGTGTGGAGAACCGCCCTCGCCGGCGGGGCCGGGTCGGTCATCGAGTACTACGACTTCTCCCTCTACGCCAATCTGGCCATCTACATCTCGGCCGCGTTCCTGTCCCGGACGGACCCGGGCGCCGCCCTGCTGGACACGCTTGCCGTCTTCGGCAGCGGATTCCTCATGCGCCCGGTCGGGGCCCTGTTCTTCGGATGGCTCGGCGACCGGCACGGCCGGCGAACGTCACTGCTGGTCAGCGTGGTCCTGATGGGCCTGGCGAGCTCGGCCGTCGGGGTCCTGCCGACCTACGCGGCTCTCGGGGTGGTCGCGCCCCTGCTGCTGCTGGTCCTGCGCCTGCTGCAGGGCTTCTGCGCAGGAGGGGAGGCAAGCGGCGCCTCGACCTACATCGCCGAGACCGCCCCGGCGAAGCTGCGGGGATTCTTCGGGGCCTTCAACCCCGCCGGGATCGGGATCGGCACCGCCGCCGCTGGCGGTCTCGCCGCCCTCGTCAGCTCCGCCGTCGGAAGCACGGCCATGGCCGCCTGGGGCTGGCGCGTGCCGTTCCTGCTCTCGCTGCCGCTCTCCCTCGCCGTCCTCTACCTCCGCACACGCCTGCCCGAGTCTGCGCAGTTCGCCAGGAACATCCGCACCGGGGCCGCGGCGGCCAGCCCGTTCCGCGGGCTCGTCCAGGAGTGGCCAGCCGTGGTCAAGCTCGTCGTGCTCTCCTTCTCGATGACCTGCACCGCCTACGTCGGGCACGTCTACCTCAACACCTACCTCACCGCCCAGCTCCACATCCCCGCAGCGCAGGCCCTGGGCACGAACTCGCTGATCACCGTCGTCTTCGCCCTGCTCATGCCCTTCGCGGCCCTGACCTCGGACCGCTTCGGCCGCCGCCGGATCTACGGGGCCGCGATGGCCGGCTACGTCGTCCTCGCCCTCCCCGCCTTCCTGTGGATGGCCCCCGGAAGCGGCGTCCCCCTCGGTCTGGCCATGGCCGTCTCATTCGTGCCCTGGGTCTTCTCCCAGGCCGTCGGCTACCCGCTCTTCACCGAGCTCTTCGGCTCCAAGGCGCGCATGACGGGCGTGGCCTTCGGCTTCGCCCTCGGCACCATCCTTGGCGGCGGCTTCGGCCCCTACATCGCCCAGCTGCTCACCACCGCCAGCAGATGGAACCTCGCCCCGGCCGCCTACATGGCCGCGTCCGCCCTCGTGGGCCTGCTCGCGCTGCTCTTCGTCGGGCGGTCAAGGATCGATGACGCCCCGGCGGCCGCCACGGGGCAGCTCGGGGACTGA
- a CDS encoding NAD(P)H-dependent oxidoreductase, whose product MNLHSLLEQREAEGRPIRVGLIGAGRFGTMYLSQARNIPGVHVVAIADINTKRAQGALELVEWPAEAFSPTIQDALARRGTAVVPDASALFESDIDVIVEATGNPIVGIEHALRAIGSGKHIIMVTVEADALAGPALARRAQEAGVVYSMAYGDQPALIMELVDWARTSGFDVVCAGKGAKYLPRYHGMNPDNVWENWEFSKELTDSGQLNPYMHTSFRDGTKAAIEMAAVANAAGLVPSDSGLTFTPGNIEEIATICRPSAVGGVLAHEGSVEVMSSVTREGDWIPFNTQEGVFVVVKATNRYVSGCFTEYPWHPDPTGQYAALYRPYHYVGLELNISIVNAVLRGIPTGSPKGFFGDVVATAKKDLTAGEFLDGEGGYTVWGKLVSAETSVREGLLPVALAHHVELKNPVAKGASVKWEDIVIDESLATALELRRETESLIGATV is encoded by the coding sequence GTGAACCTCCACTCCCTCCTCGAACAGCGCGAAGCCGAAGGCCGCCCGATCCGGGTCGGCCTGATCGGGGCCGGCCGGTTCGGTACCATGTACCTCTCCCAGGCCCGGAACATCCCCGGCGTCCACGTCGTGGCGATCGCGGACATCAACACCAAGCGGGCCCAGGGCGCCCTGGAGCTGGTCGAGTGGCCCGCCGAGGCCTTCTCCCCCACCATCCAGGACGCCCTCGCCCGCCGCGGCACGGCCGTCGTCCCGGACGCCTCGGCCCTGTTCGAGTCCGACATCGACGTCATCGTCGAGGCCACGGGCAACCCGATCGTGGGGATCGAGCACGCCCTGCGGGCCATCGGATCCGGCAAGCACATCATCATGGTCACCGTCGAGGCCGACGCCCTCGCGGGGCCCGCCCTGGCCCGCCGCGCCCAGGAGGCCGGAGTCGTCTATTCGATGGCCTACGGCGACCAGCCCGCCCTGATCATGGAGTTGGTCGACTGGGCCCGCACCTCCGGGTTCGACGTCGTCTGCGCCGGCAAGGGCGCCAAGTACCTCCCCCGCTACCATGGGATGAACCCCGACAACGTCTGGGAGAACTGGGAGTTCTCCAAGGAGCTCACCGACTCGGGCCAGCTCAACCCCTACATGCACACCTCCTTCCGCGACGGGACGAAGGCCGCGATCGAGATGGCCGCGGTCGCCAACGCCGCCGGTCTGGTCCCCTCGGACAGCGGGCTGACCTTCACCCCGGGCAACATCGAGGAGATAGCGACCATCTGCCGGCCCTCAGCCGTCGGCGGAGTGCTCGCCCACGAGGGCTCGGTCGAAGTCATGTCCAGCGTCACCCGCGAGGGCGACTGGATCCCGTTCAACACGCAGGAGGGCGTCTTCGTGGTCGTCAAGGCCACCAACCGGTACGTCTCAGGCTGCTTCACCGAGTACCCCTGGCACCCCGACCCCACCGGCCAATACGCCGCCCTCTACCGCCCCTACCACTACGTCGGGCTGGAGCTGAACATCTCGATCGTCAACGCAGTCCTTCGCGGAATCCCCACCGGCTCCCCCAAGGGCTTCTTCGGCGACGTCGTCGCCACCGCGAAGAAGGACCTGACAGCCGGGGAGTTCCTCGACGGCGAGGGCGGGTACACCGTCTGGGGCAAGCTCGTCTCGGCCGAGACCTCGGTCCGCGAGGGCCTCCTCCCGGTGGCGCTCGCCCACCACGTCGAGCTGAAGAACCCTGTCGCCAAGGGCGCCAGCGTCAAGTGGGAGGACATCGTCATCGACGAGTCTCTGGCCACCGCCCTCGAACTGCGCAGAGAGACCGAGTCCCTCATCGGCGCCACCGTCTGA
- a CDS encoding LacI family DNA-binding transcriptional regulator, whose translation MRKPATIRDVAREAGVSVAVVSRVLNDGTGPVAPQTRAKVVETIERLGYRPRAAARELQQRTTSTIGLVLADLANPFFARLADRVVWEARARGVHVVLLTTQEDPHLEAESIDTLVERSVASVIATPAGDNVEKWARLIDLGIDVVFVDREIEGLEEIDVVTIRNDVSAEVAASHLIGLGHRRIGFISGPADTSTGRDRVTGFRRALQGAGLTADEDLIHHIPFRGDAGSDAVGALLNAAEPPSAIIVGNTAQVRSALRRIKQSDVRVPEDLSLVVFDDNPWTELVSPPLTVIRQPIDMLAVHSVDLAVGRAKGLLPAQRRRVEVEAEFVRRSSTAPLTQHAPAP comes from the coding sequence GTGAGGAAGCCAGCAACGATCCGAGACGTCGCCCGCGAGGCAGGCGTCTCGGTCGCCGTCGTCTCGCGGGTGCTCAACGATGGCACCGGCCCCGTGGCCCCGCAGACCAGGGCGAAGGTCGTCGAGACGATAGAGCGGCTCGGCTACCGGCCCAGGGCAGCCGCCCGCGAGCTCCAGCAGAGGACGACCTCGACGATCGGCCTGGTCCTGGCGGACCTGGCCAACCCGTTCTTCGCGCGCCTCGCCGACAGGGTGGTCTGGGAGGCCAGGGCGCGGGGAGTCCACGTCGTCCTCCTCACCACCCAGGAGGACCCGCACCTGGAGGCGGAGTCCATCGACACGCTCGTCGAGCGCTCGGTCGCCTCCGTCATCGCCACCCCCGCCGGGGACAACGTCGAGAAGTGGGCACGGCTCATCGATCTCGGCATCGATGTGGTCTTCGTCGACCGCGAGATCGAGGGCCTGGAGGAGATCGACGTCGTCACGATCCGCAACGACGTCTCCGCCGAAGTCGCCGCCAGCCACCTGATCGGGCTCGGGCACCGGCGCATTGGCTTCATCTCCGGCCCTGCGGACACCTCGACCGGCAGGGACCGCGTCACCGGCTTCCGGCGCGCCCTCCAGGGCGCCGGACTGACGGCGGACGAGGACCTGATCCACCACATCCCCTTCCGCGGCGACGCAGGCAGCGACGCCGTCGGGGCACTGCTGAACGCCGCCGAGCCACCCTCGGCCATCATCGTAGGGAACACCGCCCAGGTCCGATCCGCCCTCCGGCGGATCAAGCAGTCCGACGTCCGCGTGCCCGAGGACCTCAGCCTCGTCGTCTTCGACGACAACCCCTGGACCGAGCTCGTCTCCCCGCCCCTGACCGTGATCCGCCAGCCCATCGACATGCTCGCCGTCCACTCGGTCGACCTCGCCGTCGGCCGCGCCAAGGGCCTCCTCCCTGCCCAGCGCCGCAGGGTCGAAGTCGAAGCCGAGTTTGTCCGCCGCTCCAGCACCGCACCTCTCACGCAGCACGCTCCGGCGCCCTGA
- a CDS encoding DctP family TRAP transporter solute-binding subunit has protein sequence MMRRAGWISALAAASVTALALAGCSGGAAASGSSTVEVKLSIPDPIGSSVGMAAQHFADEVKAKSNGSVKVTVIPNGTSFGGDQNAAVSRVQSGSLDAVILSTSVYAATDKKMNAVSLPYLFSSVDQEVKYLDGAPGKELLSDLAQSGTKGLAMLSRTPREVTNSVRPIQTPDDLKGLKIRVPGNPLWTKFFSAVGASPTPMNFSEVYTALQTGAINGQENPVEVPATNKFAEVQKYLSMTNHMSDAFVLAISDKKWNSLDSKDQQALQASADDTAAFKTKNDAQLADTQVKQLESQGMKVNDLSPEGAAQFKTIARSLYPQFADTVGGADFLKTTVDFVDGQ, from the coding sequence ATGATGAGACGAGCCGGCTGGATTTCGGCCCTCGCCGCCGCTTCTGTCACTGCCCTGGCCCTGGCGGGCTGCTCCGGGGGCGCCGCTGCCTCCGGATCCAGCACCGTCGAGGTGAAGCTGTCCATCCCCGACCCGATCGGGTCCTCGGTGGGGATGGCCGCCCAGCACTTCGCCGACGAGGTGAAGGCCAAGTCGAACGGGAGCGTCAAGGTCACGGTCATCCCGAACGGCACCAGCTTCGGCGGCGACCAGAACGCGGCCGTGAGCCGGGTGCAGAGCGGGTCGCTGGATGCGGTGATCCTCTCCACCTCCGTCTACGCGGCCACGGACAAGAAGATGAACGCGGTGAGCCTTCCCTACCTGTTCTCCTCGGTGGACCAGGAGGTGAAGTACCTGGACGGGGCACCGGGCAAGGAGCTCCTCTCGGACCTCGCCCAGAGCGGCACCAAGGGACTCGCCATGCTCTCGCGCACCCCCCGGGAGGTCACCAACTCCGTCCGCCCCATCCAGACTCCCGATGACCTCAAGGGCCTGAAGATCCGCGTCCCGGGGAACCCGCTGTGGACCAAGTTCTTCAGCGCCGTGGGAGCGAGCCCGACGCCGATGAACTTCTCCGAGGTCTACACCGCCCTGCAGACCGGGGCGATCAACGGCCAGGAGAACCCCGTCGAGGTCCCGGCGACCAACAAGTTCGCCGAGGTGCAGAAATACCTCTCCATGACAAACCACATGAGCGACGCCTTCGTCCTGGCGATCAGCGACAAGAAGTGGAACAGCCTGGACTCCAAGGACCAGCAGGCCCTGCAGGCGTCCGCCGACGACACGGCCGCGTTCAAGACCAAGAACGACGCCCAACTGGCCGACACGCAGGTCAAGCAGCTCGAGTCCCAGGGGATGAAGGTCAACGACCTCTCGCCCGAGGGGGCGGCCCAGTTCAAGACGATCGCCCGTTCGCTGTACCCCCAGTTCGCCGACACGGTGGGCGGGGCGGACTTCCTGAAGACGACGGTCGACTTCGTCGACGGGCAGTGA